A single region of the Verrucomicrobiota bacterium genome encodes:
- a CDS encoding radical SAM protein, which translates to MDKARLVGGRLDAAYRLLERCTVCPRCCEVNRLVGERGVCGAPHEVVVSSVSLHHGEEPPVSGLAGSGTIFFTHCNLKCVFCQNYPISHQGQGEPMTSDELADAMLRLERLGAHNVNLVTPTHYAPQILEALGRAFERGLAIPVLYNCGGYEPVEMLELFDGVIDIYMPDMKYADAEAARRLSGAPNYPEVNRRAVREMHRQVGDLVLDPAFGHEGAIAVRGLLVRHLVLPNNLAGTDEIMRFLAKEISPDTAVSLLSQYFPQYHASRFPEIARRITADEYRAAQEAMERHGLHRGWYQSQPIDTDTHSIKSILARDTRRKES; encoded by the coding sequence ATGGATAAGGCGCGCCTCGTCGGCGGACGCCTCGATGCGGCGTACAGGCTGCTCGAGCGGTGCACGGTGTGCCCGCGCTGCTGCGAGGTCAACCGCCTCGTCGGCGAGCGCGGCGTGTGCGGCGCGCCGCACGAGGTGGTCGTTTCCAGCGTCTCGCTCCACCACGGTGAGGAGCCGCCGGTGAGCGGGCTGGCCGGCTCAGGCACGATCTTCTTCACGCACTGCAATCTCAAGTGCGTCTTCTGCCAGAACTACCCGATCAGCCACCAGGGCCAAGGCGAGCCGATGACGAGCGACGAGCTCGCCGACGCCATGCTGCGGCTCGAACGGCTCGGCGCGCACAACGTCAATCTGGTGACACCGACCCATTACGCGCCGCAGATCCTCGAGGCGCTCGGCCGCGCGTTCGAGCGCGGACTGGCCATCCCCGTGCTCTATAACTGCGGCGGCTACGAGCCGGTCGAGATGCTCGAACTCTTCGACGGCGTGATCGACATCTACATGCCCGACATGAAATATGCCGACGCGGAGGCGGCCCGCAGGCTCTCAGGCGCACCCAACTACCCCGAGGTCAACCGCCGTGCCGTCCGCGAGATGCATCGCCAGGTCGGCGACCTCGTGCTTGATCCCGCGTTCGGACACGAAGGCGCGATTGCTGTACGCGGGCTCCTTGTGCGCCACCTCGTCCTGCCCAACAACCTCGCCGGCACCGACGAGATCATGCGCTTCCTCGCCAAGGAGATCTCGCCCGACACCGCCGTGAGCCTCCTGAGCCAGTACTTCCCCCAGTACCATGCCAGCCGCTTCCCCGAGATCGCCCGCCGCATCACGGCCGACGAATACCGCGCCGCGCAGGAAGCGATGGAGCGCCACGGCCTCCACCGAGGCTGGTACCAGAGCCAACCCATTGACACCGACACCCACAGCATCAAGAGCATCCTCGCCCGCGACACCCGCAGGAAGGAAAGCTAA